In the Pecten maximus chromosome 5, xPecMax1.1, whole genome shotgun sequence genome, caattcattgaaaTAAACTTTCAAGTGTgcctgtacatgtgtaatttgATGAAgttattgaatatatatatatcagtaattaAACATGCGTTGTAAAATTCTATTCATAACAAATAGCGGTATCCTTTTCTTGTTGATTTCTGCGCATGACTTTGCAGACCAACTGATGCCTGTTTACAGTATTTGATTAACAATGCACTTGTCTAGATATACCATGTAGGAATATGtattattgtaaatattactgagGGCTGTTCCTGGATTAAAGGTATAGGGGATATTTGACATGTTTAATAGTACTATTAAATTTAAACATgtcaaatattaaaaatgatttaatatttacaatgaatGATAGCTATAGGAAAATTTGTTGTTTTAACTCTTAACCATGGACATAACATGTTGATAATACATAAAGGTGCCTTCAACCTTCGAATTTCCCAGGTGTGTGAATTGTGGAATCAGTCAAAAGAAAAAAGTGGAATTCATCAaaattatatggtatatatatgtatatatatatatggtgttttgttttttgggttttttttttggcaatGTCCTGtgtaaaaatcataaatattgtaTGTGTCTTGCATATGCTAATCCAAATTATTACCTAAAAAGGAGGACACAATCGTCATTAAAgttaaatgatgtttttttacAAGTTAGAAACTATTAAAGGATTGCTAAAATCCAAAATGAAATAccatggaatatatatatacataccatataACAATGAAATTGAGGTAAACAGAAAGCaaacaatatttcaacaaaagaaatataatttattatcttttgatttaaacaaacttttaacttaaatgcatatttaattTAAGGAAAAACTGTTGCAAATTGGTGATCTGGACCCATTTCTTGCCAAACATTTGAAATGTTTCAACATCCACTAATACATATGTAGCATATACACTGTGGTGAaaattttataatgaaataaacaaataacttCCAGTTTGTTTGTCTCTGTTGCACCTAAAGTTTTTGATTTTGATGGATTTTAATTGTatgtctttaaaaatattttgcaaaCAACTGATTAGTACATACATAAAATACTGAAATGCTTTGTATTTCTATTATTGGACTTGTATGCAACTTAAGTCTTTAACTCTTTGTATAAATTTGTAGGAAACATTTAATTAGGAACTTGTCATATAATTTAAGTTATCAGTTtgagaataaaatataacacatctTCATAAATAAAGTACTGCTTTGTTCAAGAAAAAAGTGTTCTTGTCATATGTAAGTTTACCATTTCTGCAAATATAAATCATGTCTTCAAAAATTGCCTGAAATcttgacagaaaaaaaagatgCTTTATATGTCAAAAGATTGTCTTTACAATAAAAATTAGAAACTTTTGAACGTTATTATTGCATCATGTTTGAAAACAATTGTTGGACATTTATTTTCGTCTCGgacaaatgtttgtttgtttgcaaaTATGTTGAGATAATCtaaaatatatagtttacaaatatattacatgaacTTTGTGTATTTTATCGTAAAATTCATTTAACGAATGTTCCAAATAATTAAAAGGTTACATTTCACAACGTCTTCACTGGAAATTCAGCTTcaatttcaaatgtcaaaatgggACGGAAACTTTTGattgtagattatatatactatGCATTCAAGTCTTTTGATTTCAATTGTCCTCGTAAGCTGGAGGAGTTGTTCTTCATAGTTCTTTTGGCTTCAGCAGAGGCTTTTGAAAGTTTGTTTCTTTGAATGCGCACAGTAGCAAATCCTCGGATAGTCAAAAAAAGATTTAATACATCCTCGAGCACTTTGGATGTCACATCCTGAATTTCGTCGAGGCCATCAAACAGCTTCTTGGTGTATAACTTGACCATGAAGTCCTCCATGATTGCTTCTTTGAGGGGTCCTTTAAGGAGGGCTTTTGCGTTCAGGGCATTTGGCAACACTTTTTTCCTGGTCACAATTTCCAGTTCTCTGATGAGCAAGAAGAAGGTGTCACTCGGGTACATAAGTCCACCCCTATCTTTCTTGGTAATCCATCTCCTGTAGCGAGAGATGAAGTTACTGCACCCATTTGTTGTTCTCTTGTCCTCAAAAGCCGACACCATCTCAACTTTTATTTCACTGTCCGATATTCTTGAATATCTTTTCTTCAAAATTCGCATGATAGACCCACACATATACATCAAAACAGTTTGGTCATTGTCCGAAATCACCATGGCTTCATCTGCTGAAGTTTGTGTATGTACTGCAATTTGCTCAACTAAAACTTTCTCCAGAACCTCCATGAAAACCAACTGCACAAAACTATGGACAGCACTGGCATCGGATAGTACATCCTGGTATAGCTGCAGATATTCCTGTCGAACGAGTTCATTGACACGCTTGTTGTGCAGGTTTCTAAGCAGCTGCTCCCTATCATGTATGCTCGACAATTGCATTCCACTTTTATCAAAAATTTCTGTAAACACACGTTTGAAGAATGTTTCAACTGAATCATTAGAGGTGGTGAACTCACACAAATTGGTAAAATGTTTACCCCCAAGAAACACAGATAACTCATCCTGACCCAGAGATATGACTGCAGCAGTAAATGCTTTGTGAAAGATGCTCTCAAGAACTCCATGCTGTTCGAATTCCTTCACTTCGGCGGGACTCTTGTCAGTGTCATTTCCTCTGGACTGTGGTTCTGTGGTTGACAGATTTGTGCGATGACTGCTGGCTGtgaaggtaaaaaaaaataatgttttaaaaccGATACTTAATGGTTGTATTTCAACATTTATTTCtcatatatgtattacactGCGCATAAATTGTATTTGTGTCTTTTATGATACACTTTGTGTTatcttaaacaaaatacaatttataaagttaaataaagtttaatgagaaaaaaaataatgaagttgaAGATATTTCAGAAATAATACAAGATTAAGGTTTGAagatatttcagaaaaaatacaaagataaataaTCATTctatcattttacattttcattcaaTTCTCAAATAGATTCCATgtcagagttatttcccttaaaTTTGTTTTGGCATAGCCGTTTacttttcttttggccccgaaTATGACGTggcaggtggcgttactggtgaAAATGAATTATGTTATTGGTCAATGCAAAAATGCAGATATAccgttaaaaacgaaacaaaaataagattgaatgcaagatTAAtagtttatctttttaaataacacattataaaaatcatattcctgattcaaatgcagtcttattattaacaacaagagctgttggagaacagcaaaGCTcatctcgcaaatgtttgtcaataaataattaaaatatataatttgaatgtttcgcaaattgcattaataatatttatattgtttacttgatcagattatgtttttttaattcaagCAATTTTCAAAACCGTACTTatttctatacatatatataaattatttattgacaaacataaGCTAGGTTgtaaattaaatgaatatataaaatacaaatgtaattgcttttggacatatttcttcaattttttgataaaatattatcctaatgagagttgtctcccttgaaaaatgtggaccgatatgtataaattgtctaatgtgagcattttcacattgttttattttcagtttcaccccaagaaggaaTAGTGTCCCAAGAAGgaatagtgtaactccatatAGTGTAACTACATAGGGCtcttttacaaaatatcaacaccctagtacaatcataaagtgatgtgttaaaagcttccaacatttgcacaaaaaaaaTTTCTAATGTGATtcttcccaaaaaaatcttcaGTTTAATtctggcaagggatagtttaagGGACAGGGAACCTTATACCATGTATTattatgcctttcaacactcacaacataaacttcacacaaagtccaaagatttaaaaaaaaaaaaaaaacacagatttaaaaagaaaaaatccaattttttcttttaaattttaatccaggaagggattgtcttactccatagggaccCTATGCCAAATAtaagcaccctagtacaattataaagtgatgtattaacttaatgcagaaatattctaagtccaaaaatttgaaaattctgtttttctTCCAAAACAACTTTAATTAAACTCAGGCAGGGGATAGcttaactccagagggactctattgccaattatcagcaccctagtacaattataaagtgatgtattaatacctttcaacacttgcaccaaaaacttacgCAGAAATATtataagtccaaaaatttgaaaattcttggggtttttttcccaaaaaatcttttagtttaactccagcaggggatagtttaactccagagggactctattgccaaatatcagcaccctagtattTCTTGTTATTACATAAAATGTGAAGGGATTAACTTTCTTATGATGGTAGTAACATTTTTTATATGCTTATCATGTAGTTGAACACTCAGCCACACATACATTATCTGAACAACTTAAAAAAAGAGCAGCAGTCCGTGGTaatatttaaatacagataACTTACTTTTTCCTCTGCTTCAGATATTTAATTTACAGGTGAACTATCTTGGtatgatacaatatacatatatattacagtgtactgactTTTGAGTATCAAAATTATATCTAATATCAAGGCTAGATATCTCAATATGTTCAGAAACATTAAAAAGTATGAATTCATTCGATTCACCTTTTGATACAAGTATATATGCTATTACATCAATTCCAAAAGTTTGTGGATCAGACTAAAACAGCATAGATGTTACCATCACTGAACATCAAAAACATGGTAGTAAAAAATGCGATAGCACAATCACCAAATTactaaaataaagtaaataaaatttgaatataGTCTAATTTATAATTCCACAAGGTCCAAAATACAGTAcactttttcatttaatttcaaaatttggaAGAttaaggaaaatgtttatattcattttaagTTATATATTTGGACTTTGACATTATGACTCACTTATAGTGACTCATTCTGAAGTTCACAGAggatttttgttgatgaatatAAAGTTGGATAAAATTACTAGTTTAATAAgagttacatgtaaattaacATGAATTTTGGTGTTCAGAATCTGCTTTGGTGTTACTGTTGTCTTAAAAAAATGAAGCTTCTTTGCTAAATGCAGAACATCCCATTGAAAAaacatgaatactatataaatacTGTTTGTAAATGTTATTGTTAACACTACCCTGGTTATATCATGTTATGTCAacacataaacatgtattaatttacatatttctCATTGTACATCTACCAcatgaaattaaaatctttatcttcggatcacacatggtatatatgatacattgtgctaaaacatagatatatagcttagaaacacaaatgacgaaggaagacaactttttgactctggccataatgtgttgatgttgtgagaTGTTTTGGGTAAATCGTTCGACCCTATGTTTCTGGTATTTAAAGTATGTCCAGTACTGTAtaccaaaatttaaaaagaaattaatttaactTCATTCCTCCAGTTGTTTGTTGATCAATGTGTATTTACTAATATGcttgatttttttcatgttaatgtaggcttatgatataattatagaaTGGCAtaattaacaaaacattaattacaataaaaatgaatttaatactAGATATGCTGGGTAGCTAGATATATAATTTTCGTTTTATTTCTTCAGTGAATTCATCATATACTCTGAactaaattgaatatttttgttttgaattttctaattaaattataaacatGCATAAACTTAATTAACATATGTGTTAATTGTTTTTAGCAGCATGTTTCTGAACAAATAAATCAATAGAAAAAATACCTTTCAATCCATGCTTGCCGTGCTGTTTAGATGTGTGACCCCTGAACCCAGATATAGTCTTAAGTATCTTGTCACAAATCGGACATGTGTATGTCAATGTAGCGGGATTTGGTTTAGAGTCTTTTTTCGGGATTTTCTTCTCAGGCCTTACAGATTCAAAGTCACTATCACTATCGAAGTCGTCTTCATCGAAATCTGTATAATCACCCAACAACACATCGAGATCAAGTTCATCATCCCacgaaaaaaaatcagatttcTTTGCCATGTTGATCTCACGTCTGCATAACTCATActaaacatatttcattaaaacttaCCTTGAATTTAGGACCCATCTTAAGGAAGTATGGCTTCAGTCTGCTGTCGCCGTGTCAATTATAGTCTCTCCAGTTGTCAAGTGTCAACCTCGTGTAGTTGTGTATACTAATAGCGGAAATTCCGGTACATCGATtcacacatgcgcaaagcccgatttacctgtgcaAATGCGTGTTTGATAGGGGACGAGGCGCTCTCGATAAGGAGTACGCTTGactggtcacgaataaagggagccactacgtgtacggggaaatagcgatgttactaatctctctgtatatatgtctctgattcaCTCAAAGAAAATTCATCGGCAAATGATTTTGCAACATCAATTCCGTCAGtgtcaaagaaaaaaatcttgcaTTCACATTTCGAGTCCACACAATGTAATGGTTTCGCCATGTCTTACATTTAATACTTTCATTTGATGTTTTCCTCATAAATCGGAGAGAAATAACGTACCTTGCTTGTTCTGCTTTCCTCGCAATACCCTAGCCTGCTCAGGACTCCGCCGAATATTTTCGCGCCAAAATCATGACGTGTTAATGCTACAACTTAGAAGCATTCCGAGTAGAAATTTCCCATGATTCCTACACCTCCATTTCATGGTCGTGTGATAATATGAGAGTGTTGAAATGGTCTAAAAATAGCATTTTTCTACTTTCAGTTTTTTATTAAAGATTCGCTCACGCTGATTACGAATATATGGGGGAGCGATTTGTGGGGAACGACGGGAATCCCCATAAGCACCGTTTTTCCCCACAATGTTGGTCTAAAACACAACAATATTCCCCATAAGCTGTCTAGCTCGggtgctctctctctctctctctctctctcagaGGTACATTTGggtatgatattgttttgaatgtgtatgtatgttttgtgtgtaaatGCTAGATGTAGTTGGTGTAATCAGTGTGGAGCCTGGTTAATCGTGCCGATGGCTCAGTTGACGTggcaagagttgatatgaccaacacagaagctGGGCCCTTGACAGGATTGATCAGGgtaccaggaaactgaatatgcATGTGTGTGTGGGATGGATGTATGTTTATCagaatatatactgaaacgaaaaagaaacgcaacatggaaaattgtgattaattttgtattaaatatacatatctgtataaaaatcgcggaaataaacatgcaccctgcctaacacccataccaatcttcaaaatcacccaagtgtgactagagacctatgcacttccggcgcggtaaaaacatcaaaaaccgtgcctgtacaaacatatgcgttcttttttcattcaaaccagtatcaattcatcactaacattgagccacatcatcgccaatacttttgcaaacaataattccttttacaattatgccacggttatcaaaggttgatagaggacgtgctatagcgatgcttctggcagggaacacgcaacttcacgtcgctcgacaattcagagttcacaaatcgactattagtcgattagtttcacgtcttaacgcaacaggaagagtcgatgaccagccgagatcaggacgtccacgcgtaacgtcgcgacgtcaagaccgggttcttaggttggcacacctgcgtaacaggagattaacggccgctgaaacggcaaggaatacgattggtaatcataaccgtcgaattcatccccaaacagtgatcaacagactgcgtgaggctaatttgcgtgcaaggcgacagtacgttggtttaccactaacaccgcaacgtcgagcacgtcgtatgcaatgggcaacggcacatatgcccagacgttttcctatgagacgttggaggtctatgctcttcaccgatgaatctcgattcacgttatttcgagcagatggccgtcaacgtgtgtaccggcgtcgaggcgaacgttttgctgacgcctgtgttttggaacacgaccgatttgggggtggatcagttatggtttgggcgggaatctcccatggtttgaagacgcctttggtgatagtcaatgggaatttaacggccgtacgctatcgggatgagatccttaggccccatgttgtgccgtttgttaggcagcatcatctaacctttcagcaagataacgcgagaccacacgttgcaagagtctgtagagactttcttgcgacacagaacattgttcctatagattggcctccatatagccccgacctgtccccaatcgagcatttgtgggatgtattagacagaagaattcgaaatcgccgtaaccccccaaataccctccctcagttagcaaatgcactcgtccgagaatggaataacattccaatacggaaagtcaatgccctgataaactcaatgcaacaaagaattagagatgtgataactgttcgaggaggacacacacgatattagggcacggtttcaaaactgctgccatttcaacttggattcacgtagggtactaccaatcatgaccttctagcaaagtgacctgttcttaaaaatctctaaacatttaaaggatgttacatcaatattcaatattaactattacatatgaaatttaaacataatgctcacaagtattattttattaaacctacaatttgaagttgcgtttctttttcgtttcagtatatatacaagtataggagtatgtatggtttttttatgtatttatctccttgtttaattgatgatgatgatgatgatgatgatgatgatgatgagattatggtTACGATGAGCTGATGATGATTAGCatgatgataagattacaatgatgttgattatgatgatgatgatgaagatgagatttttgatgattactatgatgatgatgatgagatgatgatgatgatgatgattattatgatgatgatgagtatgatgatgatgagtatgatgatgatgatgatattatgatgatgagattttttatgattaatatgatgatgatgattactatgatgatgatgattactatggtgatgatgatgagatgatgatgatgatgatgatgatgatgattagtatgatgttgAGTATGATTAtaagattacaatgatgatgagtatgatgatgatgagattatggtTATGATGAGCTGATGATGATTAGCACGATGAtaagattacaatgatgattataatgatgatgatgatgatgatgatgatgatgatgatgatgagattttttatgattactatgatgatgatgatgagatgacgatgatatgatgatgatgattactatgataaTGATGaggttatgatgatgattagtatgatcagagacatatatacagagagattagtaacatcgctatttccccgtacacatagtggctccctttgttcgtgaccactcaagcatatcccttatcgagagcgtcctgtctcctatcaaacacacgcgagcgcaggtaaatcgggctatgcgcatgtgtgtatcgtagtattggaacttattcgacatgttctggttaatccgccattacgtcagaccaaaacatcgtcattttaaatacacacagaaagcacatcgttttattttggccactacaaaagttaccacattaaccaaaaactatcatacttatgggatatagtcttattgatcatgcacattgttgccatttatccgtattttctaaaatccattgggtcctgttcgacatgtccaagtttgtaaatagccgccattacgtcagaccaaaacatcgtcaattttaaacgcacacaaaaagcacatcgttttattttggccactacaaaagttaccacattaaccaaaaactatcaaacttatgggatatagtcgtattgatcatgcatattgttgtcatttatccgtattttcgaaaatccattgggtcctattcgacatgtccaagtttgtaattaagccgccattacgtcagaccaaaacatcgtcaattttaaacgcacacaaaaagcacatcgttttatttaggacACTACAAAAgctaccacattaaccaaaaactatcatacttatgggatatagtcttattgatcatgcacattgttgccatttatccgtattttctaaaatccattgggtcctattcgacatgtccaagtttgtaattaagccgccattacgtcagaccaaaacatcgtcaattttaaacgcacacaaaaagcacatcgttttatttaggccactacaaaagttaccacattaaccaaaaactatcatacttatggaatgtggtcttgattatcatgcacattgttgtcatttatccgtattctcgaaaaccccatagggacttttcgaaaattggagattcccgccgatctttcctgcgttgtgcttgactttcatactcaaaatacaaacacttggacagcaaattgtgatatatttcatattgatgacacttctgcactttgatattaataaaattaaagcacataattggatcttggtgatgatttcaaatagaaattatcgataattatgtgtctggttttcaagttttctccaatatggcgtctagtgaagactgaaccgagcgaccgcaaaggattgtgggaaggtcaggggccactatgtaaacacaagggcaaatagagagctgccaatctctgtatatatgtctctgtatatatgtctctggtatgaTACGATTATGATTGTGATGACAGGCAAACCATACCAATTGGAattgatgtgtgtttgtgtgtttgtgtgtgtgtggttcttatatttatgtattaaaaatgtcttaaaaaataaaacaaatataaaaaaaaagaatatcccttcctggagttaaactaaaaaaatggATTTAATACATAATTTTATACCATGTTTCAAATCTGTTTCTGGAGTCTGGGTTGCTTTGACGCTTCTCTGTACGGTGTCGTTGTAAGATTCATCCACTCAAAAAGTTCCGGGTTTTGTCATCATCATACAGACGTTTGcacatacatacagtacaaaGAAGTTTGCACAGCATATAAGGAAGTTCGCACAGCATATAAGAAAGTTTGCACCGAATATAAAGTTTCATTTTAACTTCCGAATATAAAGGGAAACGCACCGCATATAAGGACAaatctaccgaatataaggacataactaccgaatataaggacataactatcgaatataaggaaatgtctaccgaatataaagacatatctaccgaatataaggttatgtctaccgaatataaagacgtatctaccgaatataagaATGTGTCAACGcatataaagacataaccaCCGAATATAAAGAAAAAGGCACCGCGTATAATGGTATAACTACATcatataaagacataaccaCCGAATATAATCACATTTGATCACCTAAGACAGCTCTGGCGTTCCATAataattccaacttttaacttacctctagaacacatgtcgtgctatgttatgaccaccgatacagttgaaagattcatttatattaaattcaattcgactttactggaacttttataactacaactgtatttttatatataaatgtattttacctacacataccgtcatgaaaacatcacccattatcgcaatgatcatcccaaaacgtcgtgttacgGTAACGCGACTTAAATACAATGTTGGTCTCAggtttttggtcttgatttctttcttttacagcccttcccacaggaaaggtattgctttgcccaatggactatggttatgtacgtatggttattgaacacaCATTCGGTGTTCCAAGCGTGCAAAATAAAGTAAAGTCgacacaaattatcattctaaatgctgtacaaggctcgtcgtttcaagaaaacaggacaacgtaactattcggaca is a window encoding:
- the LOC117326896 gene encoding uncharacterized protein LOC117326896, with translation MQLSSIHDREQLLRNLHNKRVNELVRQEYLQLYQDVLSDASAVHSFVQLVFMEVLEKVLVEQIAVHTQTSADEAMVISDNDQTVLMYMCGSIMRILKKRYSRISDSEIKVEMVSAFEDKRTTNGCSNFISRYRRWITKKDRGGLMYPSDTFFLLIRELEIVTRKKVLPNALNAKALLKGPLKEAIMEDFMVKLYTKKLFDGLDEIQDVTSKVLEDVLNLFLTIRGFATVRIQRNKLSKASAEAKRTMKNNSSSLRGQLKSKDLNA